The Akkermansia sp. N21116 genome includes a region encoding these proteins:
- a CDS encoding tetratricopeptide repeat protein, whose amino-acid sequence MKIILIIFCCLFVSHQLWSQEISNDVFEIFPVLDFKQSRDMPKDGYEKLDYAFETTSGKILHENIWFESRDVLKKKGTYIDFSDVKDVYMFYSQGNADPVFCNINQLHLPDEEGIMLVFEEGGAKKLSSMTSACPLRVAIVSQGKLVSAPLLMCELNNNVKLTLATSAATRKLKKDFDQLINDRDQRRGGSSNERLPDVRSPNFSMNELLEAANNGYVYPQFELAVRYLKGTGVPRNDQEALRWFQKAAEQGHSVAQNILGHYYKNGLGTMACEDKGMALKWWNKSAQQGNVDSQYNLGICYEDGYGVEADAGLAAQWFLKSATRGYSPSQNRLGLCYEHGIGVPANIKKALTWYKKAARQGNPEAKKNLERCLATDHGTKNTK is encoded by the coding sequence ATGAAAATCATATTGATTATTTTTTGTTGTTTATTTGTGTCACATCAATTGTGGTCTCAGGAGATTTCCAATGATGTATTTGAGATATTTCCTGTTCTGGATTTTAAGCAGTCGAGAGATATGCCAAAGGATGGATATGAAAAGCTCGATTATGCGTTTGAAACTACCTCGGGGAAAATTTTGCATGAAAATATATGGTTTGAATCAAGGGATGTTTTGAAGAAGAAAGGAACCTATATTGATTTTTCAGATGTGAAGGATGTGTATATGTTTTATAGTCAGGGAAATGCTGATCCTGTTTTTTGCAATATCAATCAATTACATTTGCCGGATGAAGAGGGTATAATGCTTGTTTTCGAAGAAGGCGGAGCGAAGAAATTGTCCAGCATGACAAGTGCTTGTCCTCTTCGTGTGGCTATTGTTAGCCAAGGAAAATTGGTCAGTGCTCCTTTGCTAATGTGCGAATTGAACAATAATGTCAAATTGACCTTGGCGACTTCTGCTGCGACCAGAAAGCTCAAGAAGGATTTTGATCAGCTTATCAATGATCGCGATCAAAGAAGGGGTGGCAGCAGTAATGAGAGATTGCCTGATGTGAGGTCGCCGAATTTTTCAATGAATGAATTGTTGGAAGCTGCGAATAACGGGTATGTTTATCCCCAGTTTGAACTTGCCGTTCGCTATTTGAAAGGAACAGGCGTGCCTCGAAACGATCAGGAAGCTCTAAGATGGTTCCAAAAGGCAGCAGAGCAGGGGCATTCCGTAGCGCAGAATATTCTGGGGCATTACTATAAAAATGGGTTGGGAACCATGGCCTGTGAGGATAAAGGCATGGCTCTGAAATGGTGGAACAAGTCGGCGCAACAGGGAAATGTTGATTCTCAATATAACCTTGGCATTTGCTACGAAGATGGATATGGAGTTGAGGCAGATGCCGGGTTGGCCGCGCAATGGTTCTTGAAATCGGCAACGCGTGGGTATAGTCCATCACAAAACCGACTGGGATTATGCTATGAGCACGGAATAGGTGTTCCTGCGAATATCAAAAAAGCTCTTACATGGTATAAAAAAGCAGCTCGGCAAGGGAATCCTGAAGCGAAAAAAAATCTTGAACGTTGCCTTGCAACAGATCATGGAACCAAGAATACTAAATAA